A genomic stretch from Larus michahellis chromosome 7, bLarMic1.1, whole genome shotgun sequence includes:
- the G6PC2 gene encoding glucose-6-phosphatase 2 codes for MDLLHSNGVLIIQHLQRDYRAYQDFLNFMSHVGDPRNIFSIYFPLWFQLNQVVGTKMIWVAVIGDWFNLIFKWILFGHRPYWWVQETMIYPNQSSPCLEQFPITCETGPGSPSGHAMGSSCVWYVMVTAALSYTVRWKDKSAVTLHRLTWSFLWSIFWIIQIIVCISRVFIATHFPHQVILGVFAGILVAEAFEHTPAIQTASLRMYIKTNLFLFIFALGFYLVLKLLDIDLLWSVPKAKKWCANPDWINIDTTPFAGLVRNLGALFGLGLGINSEMFITSCKGKNSCKISFRVFCIAASLAMLQLYNFIKIPTHTEFLFYILSFCKSAAMPLTVVALVPYCVHSLMRTTEKKLN; via the exons ATGGATCTCCTTCATAGCAATGGCGTGCTTATCATTCAGCATTTACAGAGGGACTACAGGGCTTACCAGGATTTCCTTAATTTTATGTCACATGTTGGCGACCCCCGGAATATATTctcaatttattttcctctttggtTTCAGCTCAACCAAGTGGTTGGTACTAAAATGATATGGGTGGCAGTCATTGGTGATTGGTTCAACCTCATATTTAAATG gattTTGTTTGGGCATCGCCCGTACTGGTGGGTGCAAGAAACAATGATTTATCCCAATCAGTCAAGCCCATGCCTTGAGCAGTTTCCTATAACATGTGAAACTGGACCAG gaAGCCCATCTGGACATGCCATGGGATCTTCCTGTGTCTGGTATGTAATGGTCACAGCAGCACTTAGCTACACAGTTAGGTGGAAAGATAAATCAGCAGTTACCCTTCACAG ATTGACATGGTCATTCCTCTGGAGTATTTTTTGGATTATCCAGATCATTGTGTGCATCTCAAGAGTATTTATAGCAACACATTTCCCTCATCAAGTTATTCTTGGAGTATTTGCTG GCATTCTTGTGGCAGAAGCATTTGAGCATACCCCTGCTATTCAGACAGCAAGCTTGAGAATGTACATCAAGAcaaacttgtttcttttcatctttgcccTTGGCTTTTATCTGGTCCTCAAGCTTCTTGATATTGACTTGCTATGGTCTGTTCCAAAGGCCAAGAAGTGGTGTGCCAACCCAGACTGGATAAACATTGACACAACTCCATTTGCTGGACTGGTGAGGAATTTAGGTGCACTCTTTGGCTTAGGTCTTGGAATTAATTCTGAAATGTTCATCACAAGCTGCAAAGgtaaaaatagctgtaaaataagTTTTCGCGTATTTTGTATAGCTGCTTCTTTAGCTATGCTGCAACTGTATAATTTCATTAAGATCCCTACTCATACTGAGTTTTTGTTCTACATTCTCTCGTTTTGTAAGAGTGCAGCTATGCCTCTGACTGTAGTTGCCTTGGTTCCATACTGTGTCCACTCATTAATGAGGACAACTGAAAAGAAACTTAATTAG